One segment of Dolichospermum sp. DET69 DNA contains the following:
- a CDS encoding DUF4360 domain-containing protein, whose amino-acid sequence MKILSTLISSLTLLSLNVVGLSEVQAQPQGFQFKNVPVTFFGNGCPSGSSEGILNGDTLSVTFPKFGVLALPPKVVSKSCNLRIGLDVPSGYKVKPINVKYIGFADVPKGGTADLKVRIIFQGKNVPTGNDPNATFSPGFSGVWEKNVAITPDAINACAKPVSSVFGINTNLIARARNVAVGQQTLIRIDKGYKIKFTFSPC is encoded by the coding sequence ATGAAAATTCTAAGCACTCTTATTTCTAGTTTGACGCTGCTGAGTTTAAATGTTGTGGGTTTATCTGAGGTACAAGCTCAACCACAGGGATTTCAGTTTAAAAATGTTCCAGTTACTTTTTTCGGAAATGGCTGTCCATCGGGATCATCGGAGGGAATTCTGAATGGAGATACTCTCTCAGTAACATTCCCTAAGTTTGGGGTTCTAGCTTTACCTCCTAAGGTTGTATCGAAATCTTGCAATTTGAGGATCGGGCTTGATGTGCCTTCTGGTTACAAAGTTAAGCCCATTAACGTCAAGTATATTGGGTTTGCAGATGTGCCTAAAGGTGGTACGGCTGACCTGAAAGTTAGAATAATATTTCAAGGCAAAAATGTTCCAACTGGTAATGATCCAAACGCAACCTTTAGTCCTGGTTTCTCAGGTGTTTGGGAAAAAAATGTAGCTATTACACCAGACGCAATAAATGCGTGTGCTAAACCAGTGAGTTCGGTTTTCGGTATCAACACGAATTTGATCGCGCGTGCTAGAAATGTAGCTGTCGGGCAGCAAACCCTAATTAGAATCGATAAGGGCTACAAAATTAAGTTTACTTTTAGTCCTTGCTAG
- a CDS encoding sigma-70 family RNA polymerase sigma factor, whose amino-acid sequence MILKQQSEDYYQELLHDSHYQQKLAKIARKYTKNTNLSWEDGVQAAHLKVFQAVQSARFQQGGIEQFYHWATTVAKCEMIDFVRKERLRNCQSLDCNIPQTDIPLLDTIPDEYNILDAAERADLIIKAIETIHQLDQSYPHQKYLQLWQSKIDEKTQTQFAAELGISQSEVCKRWQELVERIAEALGLLEFPGVKHKHQVTCKQKTIRERSTKQW is encoded by the coding sequence ATGATATTGAAACAGCAATCAGAGGATTATTATCAAGAACTTCTACATGACTCGCACTATCAGCAGAAATTGGCAAAGATTGCTCGTAAATACACTAAAAACACAAACTTATCTTGGGAAGATGGTGTTCAAGCTGCTCATCTGAAAGTTTTCCAAGCTGTTCAATCTGCAAGGTTCCAGCAAGGGGGAATCGAACAGTTTTATCACTGGGCAACTACAGTAGCTAAATGCGAGATGATTGATTTTGTTCGTAAAGAAAGATTGCGAAACTGTCAAAGTTTAGATTGCAACATCCCCCAGACAGATATCCCTCTGTTAGATACGATTCCTGATGAATATAATATTTTAGACGCAGCAGAGCGTGCAGATTTGATTATTAAAGCCATAGAGACTATTCATCAGCTTGATCAAAGTTATCCTCATCAAAAGTATCTGCAACTCTGGCAAAGCAAGATTGATGAGAAAACCCAAACTCAATTTGCTGCTGAATTGGGAATTAGCCAGAGTGAAGTTTGCAAGCGGTGGCAGGAACTTGTAGAGCGTATTGCTGAGGCATTAGGATTACTAGAATTTCCAGGTGTTAAGCACAAACATCAAGTAACTTGCAAGCAGAAAACAATCCGTGAACGCTCAACTAAGCAGTGGTAA
- a CDS encoding DUF4360 domain-containing protein — MKVVSALLSSLTLLSLNVVGLSGVQAQPQGFQFKKFPVTLNGPGCPSGSAVGILNGDTLSVSFSKFGVLASPPKVVSTSCNLRIGLDIPSGLNVQPIDVTYRGFADVPTGGSADVNVKMIFQGKTVPTTTDPNATFSPGFSGVWEKNVGITLGTINACANPVSSVFGINTNLTARAKDVAEKQETQIRVDTIDTAIGPVIYQIKFAFNPC, encoded by the coding sequence ATGAAAGTTGTAAGCGCTCTTCTTTCTAGTTTGACATTGCTGAGTTTAAATGTTGTGGGTTTATCTGGGGTACAAGCTCAACCACAGGGATTTCAGTTTAAAAAGTTTCCAGTTACTCTTAATGGACCTGGCTGTCCATCGGGATCAGCTGTGGGAATTCTGAATGGAGATACTCTGTCAGTATCATTCTCTAAGTTTGGGGTTCTAGCCTCACCTCCTAAGGTTGTATCGACATCTTGCAATTTGAGGATCGGGCTTGATATACCTTCTGGATTGAATGTTCAACCTATTGACGTTACATATCGTGGCTTTGCCGATGTGCCTACGGGAGGCAGTGCTGACGTGAACGTTAAAATGATTTTTCAAGGCAAAACTGTTCCTACTACTACTGATCCAAACGCAACCTTTAGTCCTGGTTTCTCAGGTGTTTGGGAAAAAAATGTAGGTATTACATTAGGCACAATAAACGCGTGTGCTAACCCAGTGTCATCAGTTTTTGGTATCAATACAAATCTAACTGCACGAGCAAAAGATGTGGCTGAAAAGCAAGAAACCCAAATCCGAGTTGATACGATTGACACGGCAATTGGTCCTGTAATCTACCAAATAAAATTTGCCTTTAATCCTTGTTAG